One Phragmites australis chromosome 23, lpPhrAust1.1, whole genome shotgun sequence DNA window includes the following coding sequences:
- the LOC133906683 gene encoding heavy metal-associated isoprenylated plant protein 33-like yields the protein MSKEDVLKVQTCVLKVNIHCDGCEKKVKKILHKIDGVYQSSIDAEQGKVTVSGLMDPDTVIKKLNKAGKPTQLWGSKPGVVSQLQKLQLGGGGKGQPKGAGGKGQPKDAGGKDQKGGAGGGSGGGGGGGKDAKMVLPQPTPQQLQQIQRLQQQMQMKGIKLPPQFMGGKMPFPAAAPGKDPKSVKFNVPEDDFEDDGSEFDDEFDDFDDDEDFEDDGLDDDFYDDPKMMMKPMAMPPGAGGVNMKGGNGGANGGKKGGGGNEMPVQIKGNANTGGGGGKKDSGAKHNQGGGGGHGNNGGGKNGGGGQPQNGKGGGNQPGQGKKGGGAGGPAAGVGGPMGGMPPQQQPGMMRPSMMGGAGFPGMGQMSGRPMSMPMGHPHMGSMQGGGGAVHSMPAGGMAGAGFYQGGAAGGVPSGPEMLQAAAASGNPLAQQQYMALMQQQQQQQMMMGGHGHGPHGHGGAGYPPMGYGYGRPPMHYPMAYPMPPHPHSEPYNIFSDENPNSCSVM from the exons ATGAGTAAGGAGGATGTCCTCAAGGTGCAG ACCTGTGTGCTGAAAGTGAACATCCACTGTGATGGGTGCGAGAAGAAAGTCAAGAAGATCCTCCACAAGATTGATG GTGTGTACCAAAGCAGCATAGATGCGGAGCAGGGAAAGGTGACGGTGTCCGGCTTGATGGATCCGGACACCGTCATCAAGAAGCTGAACAAGGCCGGCAAGCCCACCCAGCTGTGGGGCTCCAAGCCTGGCGTGGTAAGCCAGCTCCAAAAGCTGCAGCTTGGCGGCGGTGGCAAGGGCCAGCCCAAGGGTGCCGGCGGCAAGGGCCAGCCCAAGGACGCCGGCGGCAAGGACCAGAAGGGTGGAGCAGGTGGTGGTAGCGGcgggggcggaggcggcgggaAAGATGCAAAGATGGTGCTGCCGCAGCCAACGCCGCAACAGCTTCAGCAGATTCAACGGCTGCAACAACAGATGCAGATGAAGGGAATCAAGCTTCCTCCTCAGTTCATGGGCGGCAAGATGCCGTTCCCGGCGGCCGCGCCGGGGAAGGACCCCAAGTCCGTCAAGTTCAACGTCCCCGAGGACGATTTCGAGGATGACGGCAGCGAGTTCGATGATGAGTTCGACGACTTCGACGACGATGAGGATTTCGAAGACGACGGCCTCGACGACGACTTCTACGATGAtcccaagatgatgatgaagccCATGGCCATGCCGCCAGGCGCCGGCGGGGTCAACATGAAGGGTGGCAACGGCGGCGCCAATGGTGGCAAGAAGGGCGGCGGTGGGAACGAGATGCCGGTTCAGATCAAGGGAAACGCCAACACAGGCGGAGGTGGGGGCAAGAAAGACTCTGGCGCGAAGCATAACCAAGGTGGCGGAGGCGGCCACGGCAACAACGGCGGCGGTAAAAACGGAGGCGGCGGGCAGCCGCAGAATGGCAAGGGCGGCGGAAACCAGCCGGGTCAGGGTAAGAAGGGTGGCGGCGCCGGTGGCCCCGCCGCTGGGGTCGGCGGCCCGATGGGCGGcatgccgccgcagcagcagccgggCATGATGAGGCCTAGCATGATGGGCGGTGCCGGTTTCCCCGGTATGGGCCAGATGAGCGGCAGGCCCATGAGCATGCCGATGGGCCACCCCCACATGGGGAGCATGCAGGGTGGTGGCGGTGCCGTACATAGTATGCCAGCCGGCGGCATGGCCGGGGCGGGGTTCTACCAGGGCGGTgccgccggcggcgtgccgtcCGGACCGGAGATGCTGCAGGCTGCTGCGGCCTCCGGGAACCCCCTGGCGCAGCAGCAGTACATGGCattgatgcagcagcagcagcagcaacagatgATGATGGGCGGCCATGGACACGGGCCTCACGGCCACGGCGGCGCCGGGTACCCGCCGATGGGCTACGGGTACGGCCGCCCGCCGATGCATTACCCTATGGCCTACCCGATGCCGCCGCACCCGCATTCCGAGCCTTACAACATCTTCAGCGACGAGAACCCCAACAGCTGCTCAGTGATGTGA